In Meiothermus ruber DSM 1279, the following proteins share a genomic window:
- a CDS encoding M48 family metallopeptidase, whose amino-acid sequence MPETEKATLYYQNRTIGYTIRRSARRRTVGITIDMQGVRVAAPERMPLEQVVALVNTKARWIAEKYAEFKSRLEPRKRFVSGEEFLYLGRRVSLQVQGKPSGHGRGPGSAVLQNLDRPSKPRPQAAVALKGNLLLVQAADPNVPSKEVREILERWYRVRAEEVITRRVQHYADLLGWPMPKVLIRNQKKRWGSCNAKGELRFNWRLVMLPLRVLDYVVVHEMAHLKVLNHSPRFWALVEQIMPDYKARHQALHELGMGLYW is encoded by the coding sequence ATGCCAGAAACAGAAAAAGCCACCCTGTACTACCAAAACCGAACGATTGGCTATACCATCCGCCGCAGCGCCCGCCGCCGGACGGTGGGAATTACCATCGACATGCAAGGGGTGCGGGTGGCTGCCCCCGAGCGGATGCCCCTGGAACAGGTTGTGGCCCTGGTCAACACCAAGGCCCGCTGGATTGCCGAGAAATATGCCGAGTTCAAGAGCCGCCTGGAGCCGCGCAAGCGCTTTGTAAGCGGGGAGGAGTTCTTATACCTGGGCCGTCGGGTGAGCCTGCAAGTGCAGGGTAAACCGTCCGGCCACGGCAGGGGGCCTGGTTCGGCCGTCTTACAGAACCTCGACCGCCCCTCCAAGCCCAGACCTCAAGCGGCGGTGGCCCTTAAGGGCAACCTGTTGCTTGTGCAGGCCGCTGACCCCAACGTGCCCAGCAAAGAGGTGCGTGAGATACTGGAACGCTGGTACAGGGTGCGCGCTGAGGAGGTGATAACCCGCCGGGTACAACACTACGCCGACCTGCTTGGCTGGCCCATGCCCAAGGTGCTGATCCGCAACCAAAAAAAGCGCTGGGGAAGCTGTAATGCCAAAGGGGAGCTGCGCTTTAACTGGCGACTGGTGATGCTGCCGCTGCGGGTGCTGGATTATGTTGTGGTGCATGAGATGGCCCACCTCAAGGTGCTCAACCATAGCCCCCGCTTCTGGGCCTTAGTTGAGCAGATCATGCCTGACTACAAAGCCCGTCACCAGGCTTTACATGAGCTGGGGATGGGCTTGTACTGGTAG
- the pdxH gene encoding pyridoxamine 5'-phosphate oxidase, translating into MLRDLRSEYTYGTLSEQEALPNPFRQLERWLAEALEAQLHEPHGMTLSTVGPNGRPSSRVVLLRGLDERGLVFFSNYQSRKGKELEANPWACVNFWWPPLERQVRVEGRVEKVEPELSDTYFASRPYDSQIGSAASPQSQVIASREVLEQRVAELKARYPRTVPRPAHWGGYRLKPDTFEFWQGRPSRLHDRLVYRLQPDGGWKIERLAP; encoded by the coding sequence ATGCTGCGCGACCTTCGTAGCGAGTACACCTACGGCACCCTCAGCGAGCAGGAGGCCCTTCCCAACCCCTTCCGGCAGCTCGAGCGCTGGCTGGCCGAGGCCCTCGAGGCCCAGCTTCACGAACCCCACGGCATGACCCTTTCCACGGTAGGCCCGAACGGTCGCCCCAGCAGCCGGGTGGTCTTGCTGCGGGGGCTGGACGAAAGGGGGCTGGTGTTTTTCAGCAACTACCAAAGCCGCAAAGGAAAGGAGCTCGAGGCCAACCCCTGGGCCTGCGTCAATTTCTGGTGGCCCCCCCTGGAGCGGCAGGTGCGCGTCGAGGGGCGGGTCGAGAAGGTCGAGCCCGAGCTCTCCGACACCTACTTTGCCAGCCGCCCCTACGACAGCCAGATCGGTTCGGCGGCCAGCCCGCAAAGCCAGGTGATTGCCAGCCGGGAGGTGTTGGAGCAGCGCGTCGCGGAGCTCAAGGCCCGCTACCCCAGAACCGTGCCCCGCCCAGCCCACTGGGGTGGTTATCGCCTCAAACCCGACACCTTCGAGTTCTGGCAGGGCCGCCCCAGCCGCTTGCACGACCGGCTGGTCTACCGCCTGCAACCGGATGGGGGGTGGAAAATAGAACGGCTGGCCCCATGA
- a CDS encoding prolyl oligopeptidase family serine peptidase gives MKLSYPPAPTAKVVEELHGVQIPDPYRPLEDPQAPETRAWIEAQNRLTFGYLEQIPLRETLRRRLEELWNYPRVVSFFKRGGRYFSLRNDGLQNQNVLYVQEHLEAAPQVLLDPNTLSEDGTVALSNYAVSRDGRYLAYALSKSGSDWLTWKVREVATAQDLPDEIRWSKFSSAAWLPDGSGFLYSRYDEPAEGTDYTGANYFQKVYLHRLGTPQQQDVLVYERPDQKEWGFQAFVTHDGRYECLHVWRGTHRENLFFYRPHGSEEPFVELVGEFVASFEFIRNQGSRFYFKTNLEAPRGRVVVVDVAQGGLETLETLVPEGEDTLSFAEPAGDGLVLGYLHHASHRLELVDLEGRPRGRLPLPTLGMVPLVAGEEDDPELFYGFTSFLYPLTLYHHHLPTGQTRPLFTPPLQFDPSLYETHQVFVPSRDGTRIPLFLVHKKGLQLDGQNPTLLYGYGGFNIPMTPAFNPGRLVWLEQGGVFAQACLRGGGEYGEDWYRAGTLERKQNVFDDFIACAEWLIAQGYTKPQRLAIQGGSNGGLLVGAALTQRPELFGVALPAVGVLDMLRFHKFTIGWAWVSDYGSPDNPEHFRSLRAYSPLHNLKPGTHYPATLITTADHDDRVVPAHSFKFAAALQAAQGGPAPILIRIQTKAGHGLGKPTRMLIEEQADIYAFTLHQMGLA, from the coding sequence ATGAAACTTTCGTATCCCCCTGCCCCCACCGCAAAGGTGGTCGAGGAGCTGCACGGGGTGCAGATTCCCGACCCCTACCGCCCCCTCGAGGATCCCCAGGCTCCCGAGACCCGGGCCTGGATCGAGGCCCAGAACCGCCTGACTTTTGGCTACCTCGAGCAGATTCCCTTGCGGGAGACCCTCCGGCGGCGGCTCGAGGAGCTCTGGAACTACCCCCGTGTGGTGAGCTTCTTCAAGCGCGGGGGCCGCTACTTTAGCCTGCGCAACGACGGTCTGCAGAACCAGAACGTGCTGTATGTGCAGGAGCACCTGGAGGCGGCCCCCCAGGTGCTGCTCGACCCCAACACCCTCTCTGAGGACGGCACGGTGGCCCTGAGCAACTATGCCGTCAGCCGGGATGGGCGCTACCTGGCCTACGCCCTGAGCAAAAGCGGTTCGGACTGGCTCACCTGGAAGGTGCGCGAGGTGGCAACGGCCCAGGATCTGCCCGACGAGATCCGCTGGAGCAAGTTCAGCAGCGCAGCCTGGCTGCCCGATGGCAGCGGGTTCCTCTACAGCCGCTACGACGAACCCGCCGAGGGCACCGACTACACCGGGGCCAACTACTTCCAGAAGGTCTATCTGCACCGCTTGGGCACCCCCCAGCAGCAGGACGTGCTGGTCTACGAGCGGCCCGACCAGAAGGAGTGGGGTTTTCAGGCCTTTGTAACCCACGACGGGCGCTACGAGTGCCTGCACGTGTGGCGGGGCACCCACCGCGAGAACCTGTTTTTCTACCGGCCCCATGGCTCGGAGGAGCCCTTTGTTGAGCTGGTGGGCGAGTTTGTGGCCTCGTTTGAGTTCATCCGCAACCAGGGCTCCCGCTTCTACTTCAAGACCAACCTGGAGGCCCCCCGGGGCCGGGTGGTGGTGGTGGATGTGGCCCAGGGGGGGCTGGAGACCCTGGAGACCCTGGTGCCCGAGGGCGAGGATACCCTGAGCTTTGCCGAGCCCGCCGGGGACGGGCTGGTGCTGGGCTACCTGCACCACGCCAGCCACCGGCTGGAGCTGGTGGACCTCGAGGGGCGCCCCAGGGGCCGCCTGCCCCTGCCCACGCTGGGTATGGTGCCGCTGGTGGCGGGCGAGGAGGACGACCCTGAACTCTTCTACGGCTTCACCTCTTTTTTGTACCCCCTTACCCTCTACCACCACCACCTGCCCACCGGCCAGACCCGGCCCCTTTTCACGCCGCCCCTGCAGTTCGACCCCAGCCTTTACGAGACCCACCAGGTGTTTGTGCCCAGCCGGGATGGTACGCGCATACCCCTGTTCCTGGTGCACAAAAAAGGGCTCCAGCTCGACGGACAGAACCCCACCTTGCTGTATGGCTATGGGGGCTTCAACATCCCCATGACCCCCGCCTTCAACCCAGGGCGGCTGGTCTGGCTCGAGCAGGGCGGGGTGTTTGCCCAGGCCTGCCTGCGCGGGGGTGGTGAGTACGGCGAAGACTGGTACCGGGCCGGCACTTTAGAGCGCAAGCAGAACGTCTTTGACGACTTTATCGCCTGCGCCGAGTGGCTCATCGCCCAGGGCTACACAAAGCCTCAGCGGCTGGCCATTCAGGGGGGCTCCAACGGGGGGCTGCTGGTGGGGGCGGCCCTCACCCAACGCCCCGAGCTGTTTGGGGTGGCGCTGCCGGCGGTGGGGGTGCTGGATATGCTGCGCTTCCACAAGTTCACCATTGGCTGGGCCTGGGTCTCGGATTACGGCTCGCCCGACAACCCCGAGCACTTCCGCTCCCTGCGGGCCTACTCGCCCCTGCACAACCTGAAGCCCGGCACCCACTACCCGGCCACCCTGATCACCACCGCCGACCACGACGACCGGGTGGTGCCCGCGCATTCCTTCAAGTTCGCGGCGGCCCTGCAGGCGGCCCAGGGCGGCCCGGCCCCCATCCTCATTCGCATCCAGACCAAGGCCGGGCATGGGCTGGGCAAGCCCACCCGCATGCTGATCGAAGAGCAGGCCGACATCTACGCCTTTACCCTGCATCAGATGGGCCTGGCCTAG
- a CDS encoding glycerol-3-phosphate dehydrogenase/oxidase: MERTQLLEKLASETFDLLVIGGGATGAGVALEAASRGLKTALVERYDFAEGTSSRSTKLIHGGVRYLELAIKTFDKVQLNLVRDALHERAIMLRNAPHLARPLWLLTPLYRVWEVPYYYTGLKLYDLLAGRARLQPAQYISAKGTLERFPLVNPEGLKGSVAYQDGQFDDARFNVELALTAVQQGAVVLNHLEVTGLLKQNGRLSGAAVKDRLSAKEIQVSARVIVNATGPFSDHIRRLDDPEAPPLLKASSGIHIVLDRKYSPSDTGLLIPKTEDGRVVFVLPWLGGTLVGTTDDPATVVDHPRVTEEEIGYVLRQVRPYLGDIPREAVRASWSGLRPLIARPEADTARLARDHLIQESASGLLTLTGGKWTTYRKMALDLVNYAVKKFGLAAGESRTEQTPLVGGQGFSADGAKKLEQMGFSQDVAEHLHRAYGARAQAVAQLAAEGYGNRLAVAWPYLEAEVIYAVRHEMACTPLDVLARRTRLAFLDTSAALGAVPRVVELMGRELGWNPDKAALELANAKSRILEAI; this comes from the coding sequence ATGGAGCGCACCCAACTGCTGGAGAAACTCGCCTCGGAAACCTTCGACCTGCTGGTGATTGGGGGTGGGGCCACCGGGGCCGGGGTGGCCCTGGAAGCGGCCAGCCGGGGCCTCAAAACCGCCCTGGTCGAACGCTACGACTTTGCCGAGGGCACCTCGAGCCGAAGTACCAAGCTGATTCACGGGGGGGTGCGCTACCTCGAGCTTGCCATCAAAACCTTTGACAAAGTACAGCTCAACCTGGTGCGCGACGCCCTGCACGAACGGGCCATCATGCTCAGGAACGCCCCCCACCTGGCCCGCCCCCTCTGGCTCCTGACCCCGTTGTACAGGGTGTGGGAGGTGCCCTACTACTACACCGGACTGAAGCTCTACGACCTGCTGGCCGGCCGGGCGCGCCTACAGCCCGCGCAGTACATCAGCGCCAAAGGAACCCTGGAGCGCTTTCCCCTGGTCAACCCCGAGGGGCTCAAGGGTTCGGTGGCCTACCAGGACGGGCAGTTCGACGATGCCCGCTTCAACGTGGAGCTGGCCCTGACCGCCGTGCAGCAGGGTGCGGTGGTGCTCAACCACCTAGAAGTAACCGGGTTGCTCAAACAAAACGGCAGACTATCGGGCGCCGCCGTCAAAGACCGCCTGTCTGCAAAGGAAATCCAGGTTTCTGCTCGGGTGATCGTCAACGCCACCGGCCCCTTTTCGGACCATATCCGGCGCCTGGACGACCCCGAGGCCCCCCCTTTACTCAAAGCCAGTTCGGGGATTCACATCGTGCTGGACAGAAAATATAGCCCCTCCGATACCGGCTTGCTGATCCCCAAAACCGAGGATGGGCGGGTGGTGTTTGTGCTGCCCTGGCTGGGCGGCACCCTGGTGGGCACCACCGACGACCCCGCCACGGTGGTAGACCACCCCAGGGTGACGGAAGAAGAAATCGGGTATGTGCTGCGACAGGTGCGGCCCTATCTGGGGGATATTCCACGGGAGGCGGTGCGTGCGAGCTGGTCGGGCCTGCGCCCGCTAATTGCCCGTCCTGAAGCCGACACGGCCCGGCTGGCCCGCGACCACCTGATTCAGGAGAGCGCCTCGGGCCTCCTAACCCTGACCGGGGGCAAGTGGACCACCTACCGTAAGATGGCGCTGGATCTGGTGAACTACGCGGTCAAGAAATTTGGGCTGGCCGCTGGCGAGTCACGCACCGAGCAAACGCCGCTGGTGGGCGGGCAAGGTTTCAGCGCCGACGGAGCAAAAAAACTCGAGCAGATGGGTTTTTCCCAGGATGTGGCCGAGCACCTGCACCGCGCCTATGGCGCCCGCGCCCAGGCGGTGGCCCAGCTTGCGGCCGAGGGTTACGGGAATCGGCTGGCGGTGGCCTGGCCCTACCTCGAGGCCGAAGTGATCTACGCGGTGCGCCACGAGATGGCCTGTACTCCCCTGGACGTGCTGGCCCGCCGCACCCGCCTGGCCTTCCTGGACACCTCGGCGGCGCTGGGCGCTGTGCCCCGGGTGGTGGAGCTGATGGGCCGCGAACTGGGCTGGAACCCAGATAAGGCAGCGCTCGAGCTGGCAAACGCCAAATCACGGATTCTCGAGGCGATATAA
- a CDS encoding Hsp20/alpha crystallin family protein, whose product MLARFDPWREMDHMRRGIERLFDESPFRREFPFLDKEAATMPLDIYEEGNNIVVKASIPGLKPEDIKVEVRGDVLRIYGEAKKEEEKKERNYHLREHRYTRFERSVTLPSEVLTDQAEAVFENGVLTLTLPKSETTPAKAIPIKTPAKV is encoded by the coding sequence ATGCTGGCTCGTTTCGACCCCTGGCGCGAGATGGATCACATGCGGCGGGGAATCGAGCGCTTGTTTGACGAAAGCCCGTTCCGTCGTGAGTTTCCATTCCTCGACAAAGAAGCGGCAACCATGCCGCTCGACATCTACGAAGAAGGCAACAACATCGTGGTAAAAGCCTCGATTCCCGGCCTCAAACCCGAGGACATCAAGGTTGAAGTGCGCGGCGACGTCCTGCGCATCTACGGCGAGGCCAAGAAGGAGGAAGAAAAGAAAGAGCGCAACTACCACCTGCGTGAGCACCGCTACACCCGCTTTGAGCGCTCGGTAACCTTGCCCAGCGAGGTGCTGACCGATCAAGCCGAGGCGGTGTTCGAGAACGGTGTGCTGACGCTCACCCTGCCCAAGAGCGAGACCACCCCCGCCAAAGCCATCCCCATCAAGACCCCTGCCAAGGTGTAA
- a CDS encoding AfsR/SARP family transcriptional regulator, with protein sequence MKRMSYRLEQAPPGLQVRTLGRVEVLVAGRPAIWHAHTAEELFFYLLSYPEGRSKAEILEALWGLDLDPAANNRFRVTLFRVRSALQNPTAIQEDHGRYRLSDPILQSTDLYNFYQALAEGRRASCDADRLEAYQKAIALYQGDYLPGFANNWVSQAREEHKAAYVQALLEVALIYQDHSDWGKAARYIQQALKKDPYLGENYHQRLMWCLAAAGDRYGAIEHYRRFVKFLREELGDTPMPETQALAERIKRRQPLEQHSLLLQGHAA encoded by the coding sequence ATGAAAAGGATGTCGTACCGTTTGGAACAGGCTCCGCCTGGGCTTCAGGTACGCACCTTGGGCCGGGTGGAGGTTCTGGTCGCAGGCCGTCCTGCCATCTGGCACGCTCATACCGCCGAAGAACTCTTCTTTTACCTGCTCTCGTATCCGGAGGGCAGGAGCAAGGCGGAGATCCTCGAGGCTCTGTGGGGCCTCGACCTCGACCCAGCGGCCAACAACCGCTTCCGGGTAACGCTCTTTCGGGTTCGTAGCGCCCTGCAAAACCCCACAGCCATCCAGGAAGACCACGGACGCTACCGCTTGAGCGACCCGATTTTGCAAAGCACCGATCTGTATAACTTTTACCAGGCCCTGGCCGAAGGTCGGCGCGCAAGCTGCGATGCAGACCGCCTGGAAGCCTACCAAAAAGCCATCGCCCTGTACCAGGGCGATTACCTGCCGGGGTTTGCCAACAACTGGGTCTCCCAGGCCCGCGAGGAACACAAAGCTGCCTATGTGCAGGCCCTGCTGGAGGTCGCCCTCATCTACCAAGACCACTCCGATTGGGGCAAAGCCGCCCGGTACATCCAGCAAGCGCTCAAAAAAGACCCCTACCTGGGCGAGAACTACCACCAACGCCTGATGTGGTGCCTGGCCGCGGCGGGCGACCGCTATGGTGCTATTGAGCACTATCGCCGTTTCGTGAAATTCCTGCGCGAAGAGCTGGGGGACACCCCCATGCCCGAAACCCAGGCCCTGGCCGAGCGCATCAAGCGGAGGCAACCCCTCGAGCAGCACAGCCTGCTCCTGCAAGGACACGCAGCCTGA
- a CDS encoding phosphoribosyltransferase, with translation MKPFKDRNQAGALLAERLVALGYGRQPKLLVFGLPRGGVPVAFQVARRLGAPLDVWVARKLGTPGHEELAMGAIASGGGRVLNQEIVDSLQVSADTLAAVEQQQQAELQRRERLYRGNRPFPDLKGKTVLLVDDGLATGATMKAAIAAARQHHPARLVVAVPVAPPDTVAEIQALVDEVVCLETPAFFQAVGLWYEYFPQTSDEEVLALLQAASARPGPSDAG, from the coding sequence ATGAAACCCTTCAAAGACCGCAACCAGGCCGGTGCGCTGCTGGCTGAGCGGCTGGTGGCGCTGGGCTACGGCCGGCAGCCCAAGCTGCTGGTGTTTGGTTTACCTCGAGGGGGCGTGCCGGTGGCCTTTCAGGTGGCCCGACGGCTCGGCGCACCCCTGGATGTCTGGGTGGCGCGCAAGCTCGGCACCCCCGGCCACGAGGAGCTGGCCATGGGGGCCATCGCCTCGGGCGGGGGGCGGGTGCTCAACCAGGAGATTGTGGACAGTTTGCAGGTCTCGGCCGACACCCTGGCCGCCGTCGAGCAACAGCAGCAAGCCGAGCTACAGCGCCGCGAGCGACTGTACCGCGGCAACCGGCCTTTCCCCGACCTGAAGGGCAAAACCGTTCTGCTGGTGGACGATGGGCTGGCCACCGGGGCCACCATGAAGGCCGCCATCGCCGCAGCCCGACAACACCACCCCGCCCGGCTGGTGGTGGCCGTACCGGTGGCCCCGCCCGATACGGTGGCGGAAATCCAGGCGCTGGTAGACGAGGTGGTCTGCCTGGAAACCCCGGCCTTCTTTCAAGCGGTCGGCCTGTGGTACGAGTATTTTCCCCAGACCTCGGACGAGGAGGTGCTGGCCCTGCTGCAGGCCGCTTCGGCTAGGCCAGGCCCATCTGATGCAGGGTAA
- a CDS encoding universal stress protein, with protein MLRHILVPAGLGVGSRAAVRYALELSRWLGCKITLLHVLERPEPLIVETLTRMAQGARHPPTVLLVEAQGQSIGAVVAQTAQQICADLIVIGRRDAAQQAPEGLGLVARSILASAKVPVQVVPNLVMAQRKPWLQRFADGVLEI; from the coding sequence GTGCTGCGCCACATTCTGGTTCCGGCAGGGCTGGGGGTGGGCAGTCGGGCGGCTGTCCGGTATGCGCTGGAGCTTTCTCGCTGGCTGGGCTGCAAGATAACGCTTTTGCACGTGCTCGAGCGCCCCGAGCCCTTGATCGTCGAGACCCTGACCAGGATGGCCCAAGGGGCGCGCCACCCGCCCACGGTACTGCTGGTCGAAGCCCAGGGCCAGAGCATCGGGGCGGTGGTGGCCCAAACCGCCCAACAGATCTGCGCCGACCTGATTGTGATCGGTCGCCGGGATGCCGCGCAGCAAGCCCCAGAAGGGCTGGGGCTGGTGGCTCGGAGCATACTGGCCAGCGCCAAAGTACCCGTGCAGGTGGTGCCCAATCTCGTGATGGCGCAACGTAAACCCTGGCTCCAGCGCTTTGCAGACGGGGTGCTCGAGATTTGA
- a CDS encoding DMT family transporter, protein MRRDLLLGLLYLNLATLFWGSTFVLVKDGLQTLGPGQINFVRFVIAMLVFLPFLFRRDARLWWAGLELGVMLFVAYLTQTVGLQYTTASRSAFITTLYVVALPMLLGLLGQRLGWPIWLAAGLAVAGVGLLSYDGSPPNPGDLWTLGTALAYALYIWRLELFARRFSTLPLTGIQMLTVALLSLVWMLWEKPVWNTADFPYFSLLYLGLVASALCIWLQALGQRRVPAPQAAVIFTLEPVYAAAFAYILLGERLGLQGLIGAGLIVAATLISQLRSPKPYPEQVTPEV, encoded by the coding sequence GTGCGGCGAGACCTGTTGTTGGGACTCCTCTACCTGAACCTGGCTACGCTGTTCTGGGGCAGCACCTTTGTGCTGGTGAAGGATGGCCTGCAAACCCTGGGGCCGGGGCAGATCAACTTTGTGCGCTTTGTCATTGCCATGCTGGTTTTCCTGCCGTTTTTGTTCCGGCGTGATGCCCGGCTGTGGTGGGCGGGCCTCGAGCTCGGTGTGATGCTCTTTGTGGCTTACCTGACCCAGACTGTGGGCCTGCAATACACCACAGCCAGTCGCAGCGCCTTCATCACCACACTGTATGTGGTGGCCCTGCCCATGCTGCTGGGGCTGCTGGGGCAGCGCCTGGGCTGGCCCATCTGGCTGGCGGCCGGGCTGGCGGTGGCTGGGGTGGGGCTCCTGTCCTACGACGGCTCACCGCCCAACCCGGGCGACCTCTGGACGCTGGGAACCGCCCTGGCCTACGCCCTGTACATCTGGCGTCTGGAGCTATTCGCCCGACGGTTCTCAACCCTGCCGCTGACGGGCATTCAGATGCTCACCGTTGCGCTTTTGTCGCTGGTTTGGATGCTGTGGGAAAAGCCGGTATGGAACACGGCCGACTTCCCTTACTTTTCGCTGCTGTACCTGGGCCTGGTGGCCTCGGCGCTGTGTATCTGGTTGCAGGCCCTGGGGCAGCGGCGGGTTCCAGCCCCCCAGGCAGCGGTGATCTTTACCCTCGAGCCCGTGTATGCGGCGGCTTTTGCCTATATTTTGCTGGGTGAGCGGCTGGGCTTGCAGGGCCTGATTGGGGCTGGTCTGATTGTTGCGGCCACCCTGATCAGCCAGCTAAGAAGCCCCAAGCCCTATCCTGAGCAGGTAACCCCAGAGGTGTGA
- a CDS encoding VLRF1 family aeRF1-type release factor: MLTQEVTHYIRDFVAPRAAPVLSLYLDVNPANPDNQGKAYLLRAREAIAATQAPPEVGKKVLEALEQSPPQARSRVVFAAQGWMEAYDLQVELPLVQGAEARWGEPYLTPILYMLDEYERVGVVYIDSEKWRMFEVFLGEVEELPGAFRAVGPQEWKQLTQDSPGRRYAQGGVHRAAADTDRFQRRLEAWTHRFYKRLTTLLEQTVNERSIQRLVLMGPKAEVEVFKELLPRRLRERVVATLPSLPTPSAQAGEVLKRVQEVLEPLERERENKLLDELVERGVGGLDQTLELLQQGALYLLVAPWNPQGRVYRAPDGWVSSNPAAAQAHGADQPEEVELKRVLPELVAAYGTRLEFVRGPAEARLHKELGGLAGLPRW; this comes from the coding sequence ATGCTAACGCAAGAGGTGACCCACTACATCCGTGATTTTGTAGCCCCAAGGGCTGCACCGGTATTGTCGCTGTACCTGGATGTGAACCCGGCCAACCCCGACAACCAGGGCAAGGCTTACCTGTTGCGGGCCCGCGAAGCCATTGCGGCCACCCAGGCCCCGCCCGAGGTTGGCAAAAAGGTTTTGGAGGCGCTCGAACAGAGCCCGCCCCAGGCCCGTAGCCGGGTGGTCTTTGCCGCCCAGGGTTGGATGGAGGCCTATGACCTACAAGTTGAGCTGCCCCTCGTTCAGGGCGCCGAAGCCCGCTGGGGCGAGCCCTACCTGACTCCTATTCTGTACATGCTTGACGAGTACGAGCGGGTGGGGGTGGTCTATATTGATAGCGAAAAATGGCGCATGTTCGAGGTGTTCCTGGGCGAGGTTGAGGAGCTGCCGGGGGCCTTCCGGGCGGTGGGGCCCCAGGAGTGGAAGCAGCTCACCCAGGACAGCCCGGGCCGTCGCTACGCGCAGGGCGGTGTCCATCGGGCGGCCGCCGACACCGACCGCTTCCAGCGCCGGCTCGAGGCCTGGACACACCGCTTCTACAAACGGCTGACCACGCTCCTGGAGCAGACCGTAAACGAGCGCAGCATCCAGCGGCTGGTGCTGATGGGGCCCAAAGCCGAGGTAGAGGTGTTCAAAGAACTGCTGCCCCGCCGGCTGCGTGAGCGGGTCGTTGCCACCCTCCCTTCCCTGCCGACCCCCAGCGCCCAGGCTGGCGAGGTGCTGAAGCGGGTACAGGAGGTGCTGGAACCCCTCGAGCGCGAGCGGGAAAACAAGCTCCTGGACGAGCTGGTCGAACGGGGGGTGGGCGGGCTGGATCAGACCCTCGAGCTCCTACAGCAGGGCGCGTTGTACCTGCTGGTAGCCCCCTGGAACCCCCAGGGCAGGGTCTACCGCGCCCCGGATGGCTGGGTTAGCAGCAACCCTGCGGCGGCCCAGGCGCACGGCGCCGATCAGCCCGAAGAAGTCGAGCTAAAGCGGGTGCTGCCCGAACTGGTCGCCGCCTATGGCACCCGGCTCGAGTTTGTGCGAGGGCCTGCCGAGGCGCGACTGCACAAGGAACTGGGCGGTCTGGCCGGACTCCCTCGCTGGTAA
- a CDS encoding ABC transporter ATP-binding protein, which translates to MSQIRAEHLSKFYPVALKEPGFVGTLRHFLKRRYRQVEAVKDVSFQIEPGEMVGFLGPNGAGKTTTLKLLSGLIYPSAGRLEVAGHQPFKREHAFLRKITLVMGNKQQLIWDLPAADSFRVNAAVYEIPEGEFKKRVAELSEMLALEGKLNQPVRKLSLGERMKAELLAALLHRPQVLFLDEPTLGLDVNAQVAVREFLLEYNRRYRATILLTSHYMADITALCERVLMIHQGRLIYDGGLEGLLERFAPYREVHIQLGKPIEKDRLEQFGEVRAWEGLEARLLVRREDLVNRVSRMLHELPIDDLEVREPAIEEVIGRVFADTRLVTDS; encoded by the coding sequence GTGAGCCAGATTCGGGCCGAACACCTCTCCAAGTTCTATCCGGTGGCCCTCAAAGAGCCTGGTTTTGTGGGCACCCTCCGGCACTTCCTCAAGCGCAGATACCGGCAGGTCGAAGCCGTCAAAGACGTCTCCTTCCAGATTGAACCGGGAGAGATGGTGGGCTTTTTGGGGCCCAACGGGGCCGGCAAAACCACCACCCTCAAGCTTTTGTCGGGCCTGATTTACCCCAGCGCGGGGCGGCTCGAGGTCGCCGGACACCAGCCCTTCAAACGGGAGCACGCCTTCTTGCGCAAGATTACCCTGGTGATGGGCAACAAGCAGCAGCTGATCTGGGATCTGCCGGCGGCCGATAGCTTCCGGGTCAACGCCGCGGTGTACGAGATTCCCGAGGGCGAGTTTAAGAAGCGGGTGGCCGAGCTAAGCGAGATGCTCGCGCTCGAGGGCAAGCTGAACCAGCCGGTGCGCAAGCTCAGCCTGGGCGAGCGCATGAAGGCCGAGCTGCTGGCCGCGCTCTTGCACCGGCCCCAGGTTCTGTTTCTGGACGAGCCCACGCTGGGGCTGGATGTGAACGCCCAGGTGGCGGTGCGGGAGTTTTTGCTCGAGTACAACCGGCGCTACCGGGCCACCATCCTGCTCACTAGCCACTACATGGCCGACATCACCGCGCTGTGCGAGCGGGTGCTGATGATTCACCAGGGCCGGCTCATCTACGACGGGGGGTTGGAGGGTTTGCTCGAGCGCTTCGCCCCCTACCGCGAGGTGCACATTCAGCTCGGAAAACCCATCGAAAAAGACCGTCTGGAACAGTTCGGTGAGGTGCGGGCTTGGGAGGGGCTCGAGGCCCGGCTGCTGGTGCGGCGGGAAGACCTGGTCAACCGGGTGAGCCGGATGCTGCACGAACTCCCCATAGACGACCTGGAAGTGCGAGAGCCGGCCATCGAAGAGGTGATCGGGCGGGTTTTTGCCGATACCCGATTGGTGACCGATAGTTAG